A stretch of Gossypium hirsutum isolate 1008001.06 chromosome A06, Gossypium_hirsutum_v2.1, whole genome shotgun sequence DNA encodes these proteins:
- the LOC107905706 gene encoding uncharacterized protein, with amino-acid sequence MKMASPSPQIDSHREQAEIYNGEALCNQKARELFDKFHLPKGLLPMNDLNEMGFNSITGFLWLRQQKKSEFRFKSIGKTVAYETEVTAFVEDRRMRRLTGIKTKEMMIWITISDISIDDNDPTKITFSSSSGLSKTFPVEAFEDEEQSK; translated from the coding sequence atgaaaatggCGTCACCGTCTCCCCAAATAGACAGTCACCGAGAGCAGGCTGAAATTTACAATGGGGAGGCTCTTTGCAATCAAAAGGCGCGGGAGCTGTTCGATAAGTTTCATCTGCCCAAAGGATTGCTGCCTATGAACGACCTGAATGAGATGGGGTTCAACTCCATCACTGGTTTCCTCTGGTTGAGACAGCAGAAGAAATCGGAATTCAGATTCAAGTCGATCGGGAAAACTGTAGCGTATGAAACAGAGGTGACGGCATTTGTTGAGGATCGTCGGATGCGGAGGCTGACGGGTATCAAAACTAAGGAGATGATGATTTGGATTACAATTTCTGATATTTCTATTGATGATAATGACCCCACTAAGATCACATTTTCTAGTTCATCGGGCCTCTCCAAAACTTTTCCGGTCGAAGCTTTTGAAGATGAGGAGCAGAGCAAATGA